One window from the genome of Faecalibacterium sp. HTF-F encodes:
- a CDS encoding dicarboxylate/amino acid:cation symporter, which translates to MEKKKFKLGLLPKLLIAIVLGIIIGQFFPVWFCRVVVTASSIFSSFLKFIIPLMIVAYVTMGIADLKSGAGKLLLITVALAYGSTLIAGSASYLVSASLFPSFMSEGALEQIAATADNSLVSYISISIPPLLDTLSAVVLAFVLGLCMSTLRGKTIGDTLYNSMKDFSGIIDQVLHSVIIPLLPLYVCGTFIDMTKSGKTYAILGILWKVFLVVIIMHLVCIFLQFCIAGAVSHKSPFKMIRNQIPGYTTALGTQSSAATIPVNLQCAAADGVSEQIRNFVVPLCANIHMAGSMITITACATAVCLMNQLPISLATVVPFIMTLGVAMVASPGAPGGSIMTALPFLYMIFGAEAGDPNGPICAIMVALYITQDSFGTACNVSGDNAIGVIVETIYQKFINKSSASV; encoded by the coding sequence ATGGAAAAGAAAAAATTCAAGCTCGGACTGCTGCCGAAGCTGCTCATCGCCATCGTGCTGGGCATCATCATCGGCCAGTTCTTCCCGGTGTGGTTCTGCCGGGTCGTCGTCACGGCATCCAGCATCTTCAGCTCGTTCCTGAAGTTCATCATCCCGCTGATGATCGTGGCCTACGTCACCATGGGCATTGCCGACCTGAAGAGCGGCGCAGGCAAGCTGTTGCTCATCACGGTGGCTCTGGCCTACGGCTCCACCCTGATCGCAGGCTCGGCATCCTATCTGGTGTCCGCAAGCCTGTTCCCCAGCTTCATGAGCGAAGGCGCTCTGGAACAGATCGCCGCCACGGCTGACAACTCTCTGGTCAGCTACATCTCCATCTCCATCCCTCCGCTGCTGGACACCCTGTCTGCCGTGGTGCTGGCCTTCGTGCTGGGCCTGTGCATGTCCACCTTGCGCGGCAAGACCATCGGTGATACACTTTATAATAGCATGAAGGACTTCTCCGGCATCATCGATCAGGTGCTGCACAGCGTCATCATCCCGCTGCTGCCCCTGTACGTCTGCGGTACCTTCATCGACATGACCAAGTCCGGCAAGACCTACGCCATTCTGGGCATCCTGTGGAAGGTGTTCCTGGTGGTCATCATCATGCATCTGGTCTGCATCTTCCTGCAGTTCTGCATTGCAGGCGCTGTGAGCCACAAGAGCCCCTTCAAGATGATCCGCAACCAGATCCCCGGCTACACCACCGCTCTGGGCACTCAGTCCTCTGCAGCCACCATCCCGGTCAACCTGCAGTGCGCTGCGGCTGACGGCGTGAGCGAGCAGATCCGCAACTTCGTGGTGCCTCTGTGCGCCAACATCCACATGGCAGGCTCCATGATCACCATTACTGCCTGCGCAACTGCCGTCTGCCTGATGAACCAGCTGCCCATCAGCCTTGCTACCGTGGTGCCCTTCATCATGACGCTGGGCGTTGCCATGGTGGCTTCTCCCGGTGCTCCCGGCGGCTCCATCATGACCGCTCTGCCCTTCCTGTACATGATCTTTGGCGCTGAGGCCGGTGACCCCAATGGCCCCATCTGCGCCATCATGGTGGCTCTGTACATCACGCAGGATTCCTTCGGCACTGCCTGCAACGTCTCCGGCGACAACGCCATCGGCGTCATCGTGGAGACCATCTACCAGAAGTTCATCAACAAGAGCAGCGCAAGCGTCTGA
- the sdaAB gene encoding L-serine ammonia-lyase, iron-sulfur-dependent subunit beta, with amino-acid sequence MAFISVFDVLGPNMIGPSSSHTAGAEIIAFLAQKMIAPPLKRADFTLYGSFAKTYHGHGTDRALLGGIMGFSADDTRIRDSFAIATDRGLGYSFTPNEAETDIHPNTVDIRMENAAGQVMTVRGESLGGGKVRIVRINGVEVDFTGEYNALIVVQKDKPGVVAHISKILSDRGVNIAFMRLFREGKGHTAYTIVESDERLPEGVDQLLLANPNINDVMVVQP; translated from the coding sequence ATGGCATTTATCAGTGTTTTTGATGTTCTGGGCCCGAACATGATCGGCCCTTCCAGCTCCCACACCGCAGGCGCGGAGATCATTGCCTTTCTGGCCCAGAAGATGATCGCCCCGCCGCTGAAGCGGGCGGACTTTACCCTCTACGGTTCCTTTGCCAAGACCTACCACGGCCACGGCACCGACCGCGCCCTGCTGGGCGGCATCATGGGCTTTTCGGCCGATGATACCCGCATCCGGGATTCCTTTGCCATTGCCACCGACCGCGGCCTTGGCTACAGCTTCACCCCCAATGAGGCGGAGACCGATATCCACCCCAACACCGTGGATATCCGCATGGAGAATGCGGCCGGTCAGGTCATGACCGTGCGCGGTGAATCGCTGGGCGGCGGCAAGGTGCGCATCGTGCGGATCAACGGCGTGGAGGTGGACTTTACCGGCGAGTACAATGCCCTCATCGTGGTGCAGAAGGACAAGCCCGGCGTGGTGGCGCATATCTCAAAGATCCTCAGCGACCGCGGCGTGAATATCGCATTCATGCGCCTGTTCCGCGAGGGAAAGGGACATACGGCTTACACCATCGTGGAGTCGGATGAGCGCCTGCCCGAGGGTGTGGATCAGCTGCTGCTGGCAAACCCGAACATCAACGATGTAATGGTCGTGCAGCCGTAA
- a CDS encoding LysR family transcriptional regulator, translating into MEVRQLNTLIRAAQFQSFSKAAESLGYSQSAVTVQIKALEEELGVRLFDRMGKRVILTAQGQCFLEYANSILDTIHNARRALSEDAELEGCLHIGTLESLCFFRLPGLMHQFRLEHPKVSLRVTTGSPEELIEKMERGQVDLICILDEPRYSNSWHKCNEIPEEVVFAASPDIDLGHPGPYRVAELLDKPFFLTERNANYRRTFDRFLASRQIELTPSLEISDTSFIIKMLERSSGISLLPRFAVAEPASRGDLRILEVSDFRLTMYRQMFYHKDKCCTREMDAFIQLASGPDLPLL; encoded by the coding sequence ATGGAAGTGCGCCAGCTGAACACCCTGATCCGTGCCGCCCAGTTCCAGAGCTTTTCCAAGGCAGCGGAAAGTCTGGGCTATTCCCAGTCTGCCGTTACCGTGCAGATCAAGGCGCTGGAAGAAGAGCTGGGCGTGCGCCTGTTCGACCGCATGGGCAAGCGGGTGATCCTGACCGCACAGGGCCAGTGCTTTCTGGAATACGCCAACAGCATTCTGGACACCATCCACAACGCCCGCCGCGCCCTGAGCGAGGACGCCGAGCTGGAGGGCTGCCTGCACATCGGCACGCTGGAATCTCTCTGCTTTTTCCGTCTGCCCGGCCTGATGCATCAGTTCCGGCTGGAGCACCCCAAGGTCAGCCTGCGGGTCACTACCGGCTCCCCGGAGGAGCTCATTGAAAAAATGGAGCGCGGTCAGGTGGACCTGATCTGCATTCTGGACGAGCCCCGCTACTCCAACAGCTGGCACAAATGCAACGAGATCCCGGAAGAGGTGGTGTTTGCGGCATCGCCGGACATCGATCTGGGCCACCCCGGGCCCTACCGGGTGGCAGAGCTTCTGGACAAGCCCTTTTTCCTCACCGAACGCAATGCCAACTACCGCCGCACCTTTGACCGGTTTCTGGCTTCCCGCCAGATCGAGCTGACCCCCAGCCTTGAGATCAGCGATACCTCCTTTATCATCAAGATGCTGGAGCGCTCCTCCGGCATTTCCCTGCTGCCGCGCTTCGCTGTGGCCGAGCCTGCGTCCAGAGGAGATCTGCGCATTCTGGAGGTGTCGGACTTCCGGCTGACCATGTACCGCCAGATGTTCTACCACAAGGATAAATGCTGCACCCGGGAAATGGACGCCTTTATCCAGCTGGCCTCCGGGCCGGACCTGCCTCTTTTATAA